ATCCTGGATTTGTCCAAGGAAAATGAGGAGCCCCTATTTGGTCCATTCCGTCCCTTTGATCAGATTGGACCACAGAAGCAATACCAGTTTCCTTCAAGAAGCTATTCTCAGGTCCTTCAGGCTCCACTGCACCCCATTGGTCCAACTGGAGCTTTTCAGAAACCATACTCTAAACTCATTGGCTTCGGGGACCATTCCCAGTCTTTGAGCATTCTTGATGATACCATGCCAAGTCACTACCAATGTGCTAGTATAAATGTTGATGGCTATCCCAGTAATGCCAAGGTCCAAAAGCCTTGTCGCTTTTACTTCTCCTTTGGAAACTGTAAGTATGGTGAGAACTGTCGGTTTTCCCATGTGTCCGGTTACCCTGAGATTAATAACATGAGGCAAGTTCACCACCTTGGGTCATTGCAAATGTTGGAGATGGAGATCAGGGATCTCCTGTCCTTGCAGACATCATCACAAGTGTCAGTTGAGCATCTGCAAAAAATGTACTTGAGACGTATCCAAAGCCTCTAGAAATTGAGGGACTCCATACAGAGGGCCAGAAGAATAGGAAGGCTGGTTGCGGCCTCACAGATCTGCTCATGCAACTTAACACCATCAGTGATTGAGAGGTTCCTTCTGATCTTAAGCATTTCAGCTAGTTTTACTTTGCATTATTGCATAGATGTTTGGTTTTTACGTTGCCTTATGTTTCTATCATTAAGTATTAAATGGCAGAACTATTTTATCTTTTTTTCTAATAAGTGTTTTGGCTATTTAAACTTCAGACAAGGAAGGCATTATGTTGTCCTGGTGAAAGATGCTCCTATGTACTTCACTCATGGTTTCGAATCAGTGATGCCTCCTGCTGGCAGTGATTCTAACAAGATTTATATTACCTTCAATCATACAAGCACATTCACTCACACGGATGTCCAGAACTACTTCAGGTGTCCCGTCTAACTTCAGTGCTTGATGCATTTTGACTTGAAGCCTCTACCTGTTATGTTATTATGCAGCTGTAAGCCTGTAAATAATATTTTTGTGATATTTCTACCAGTCAGTATGGTGCTGTTAGTGAAGTGAGATTATCAGAAAAAGAGAGACACATGTATGGTCATGTGAGATTCCTGGACCCTGGGACGGCAAAACGGGTCATATCAGAAAGGGGCCCTCATTTCATCTGTGGAAACGAAGTTCGTGTCAAAGCTTTCAGGAAAAATTATAAACTGGAGTAAGGATCTTATAATTGGTTGTTTTCTGTTGCCTACTGCTATGTACTGTAGTGCCACACAGTGTAAGCGTAGTAGCATACTGCGATCGTTTTTCCATTAAATGATGTCTGTTGCATGGTTTAGCAATTAGCATGTTCATGCCCAGAATCTTTATTTTTAACCATGGTCAAAATTTTACATGGGCTTGTTTTTAAGTATTCTTGTAGCTGTCATTCTCACCATATTGATCAAGAGGTTCCTTCTGATCATAAACATCTCAGCTAGTTTTGCTTTAGAGAGATGCTTGTTTCTTAGGATACCATTTCTCTTATTAATTATTAAATGGAACAACTGATTTATTTTTTTCTAAGTACTTTGACTATTTCAACTTCAGACAAGGACTGCATCATGTTGTCCTGGTGAAAGATGCTCCTAAGTACTTCACTCATGGTTTCGAATCAGTGATGCCTTCTGCCAGCAGTGATTCTAACAAGATTTATATTACCTTCAATCATACAAGCACATTCACTCACACAGATGTCCAGAACTACTTCAGGTGTCTCGTCTAACTTCAGTGCTTGGTGCATTTTGAAGCCTCTACCTTATTTTGTCATTATGCAGCTGTAAGCCTGTAAATAATATTTTTGTGATATTTCTACCAGTCAGTATGGTGCTGTTAGTGAAGTGAGATTATCAGA
Above is a genomic segment from Miscanthus floridulus cultivar M001 chromosome 3, ASM1932011v1, whole genome shotgun sequence containing:
- the LOC136544488 gene encoding putative zinc finger CCCH domain-containing protein 51 — its product is MDIEECRRRLQDKVWLLHPTNAEGIVDYMIANIALEDIRSYLLTATNDTLLKLFEGANRLQKILDLSKENEEPLFGPFRPFDQIGPQKQYQFPSRSYSQVLQAPLHPIGPTGAFQKPYSKLIGFGDHSQSLSILDDTMPSHYQCASINVDGYPSNAKVQKPCRFYFSFGNCKYGENCRFSHVSGYPEINNMRQVHHLGSLQMLEMEIRDLLSLQTSSQVQGRHYVVLVKDAPMYFTHGFESVMPPAGSDSNKIYITFNHTSTFTHTDVQNYFSQYGAVSEVRLSEKERHIQGLHHVVLVKDAPKYFTHGFESVMPSASSDSNKIYITFNHTSTFTHTDVQNYFSQYGAVSEVRLSEQERRIMLAKKDVHFNCSIRAVSDVDAVGEHHTGDNEVELSHVPKGLDEA